Below is a genomic region from Helianthus annuus cultivar XRQ/B chromosome 2, HanXRQr2.0-SUNRISE, whole genome shotgun sequence.
CGTACACAAGCTAATATAACCCATTTGATAACACAAAATTAGGCTACTCAAGAATCAGAGGGTTAAAAAAAATGTTAAGTTTGATGATTAGATAATCATACTGTTCAAATATAGCTTAACTAGTAATCAAAGAGCAACAAACACTAATCATAAGACATTAAAGCACACTTTCATTTGACCATAAGAGGCTCTGCAGAAAAGCCACAACACGAAACCCGCAATAATCTACAGACCCTCAATTCGGGTTGCAGAAATCAACATTTCATCGTATACATATTCGACTGAATTCCACAACCCGTTAACCACCAAATTAAACCACGAAAATTAACCCCGTAATATAAAAACTACCCGAATTACCCACAAAGGGTAAAAACAATTCCACTAAATCAAAGTTAATACTTCCGACAAAAGACGACTCAGTCCCAAGCACTGGCAACACCGGGACCATAACCACCGCCGCCACCATACCCGCCAGAAGCTCCATAACCGCCGCCATACCCGCCAGAACCTCCATAAGCGTTATTCATATTCCCACCACCATAATaatcaccaccaccgccgccaccacggTTGAAATTTGAGTCTCTCCGGAAATCACGGCCGCCAAACCGACCACCGCCACGGCGGTTCTTCCCGCCGCCGTAAGAAGCTCGAGCGGCATAACGAGCCAGCCAAGCTGGAACTTCTTGGTTAGCTTCTTGCATAAGATCTGATAACGGTCTAGCCATCGAGGCGTTATTGTCGTTAAAGAAAGCAGTGGCTAGGCCTGACTTTCCAGCCCGGCCCGTTCTTCCTATACGGTGCACGTAGTCATCGATGTCGTTTGGTAGGTCAAAGTTGACCACGTGGGCAACGTGTGGAATGTCGAGACCTCGTGCTGCTACGTCTGTTGCAACCAAAATCGGTGTGTTCCCACTTTTGAATGATCTTAACGCCTGCTCACGTTCCTGTAAATGATTCAAAATCACCCACGTAAAATTAcatacatattaaaaaaaatccTTACTGGATTTTATAAATTTacaagagtaaaatgccatttttgtccctgaggctTGGCTAGTTTTGTAATTtacgtccaaaggtttgtttttccacgtcttgctattttcatccggctcgttaactccatccatttttctccgttaaatcaGGGGTATTTTCCGTCCTTTTTGCTAACTTAaggggcaattcggtctttttcactttatgtaaaaagaccgaaaaCCCCTgtaaagacgaaaatacccccgacttaacggagaaaaatagatggagttaacgagccagatgacgatgacaagatttcaaaccttttggatccagctGCGGATAAACAAACTTTTGGACGAAAATCGCAAAActagtcaaacctcagggacgaaaatggcattttactcaatttTAAAAAAAACATGTACCTGTTGTGTTCTATCACCATGAATAGTAGTGGCAGGGAAGCCATTCATACATAACCAATACTCTAGTGAATCGGCACCTTTTTTCGTCTCTACGAAAACTAATGTAAGCGCTTGCTGCAGTTAATAAAAGATATCAAGAAATTAAAATCATTACGTCTTTTTTATACTTATccattataaaaaaaattatcatCAAATATTACCTTGCCATGAACACCATTGGCCCGTTGTGCATGTAAAAGATCCATAAGGTGGCTTCTTTTATCACTTTCTTGTACATATTCAACTCTCTGAACAATCAAATCCGTACTTGAACCCACTCGCCCCACAGCCAAAAATATATAATTTGCAAGAAAATCAGACGCCAATCTCTGCGTATCAACCAAAACCATTTAAAAATCATCCATACGATCTTACAAAATTGCATCGTTGGCTCATTGCTACATAATATGCAAGAAAAGAAACCTGTATCTCCTTGGGGAAAGTGGCACTGAATAACATTGTTTGTCTGACACCTGGCGGAGGCATGTCCATTTGCTGAACAATTTTTCGTATTTGCGGTTCGAAACCCATATCAAGCATTCTGTCAGCTTCATCTAACGCTAAATACCTGATGTATTGTAGGGATACACGGGCCCGCTCTAACAAATCTACCAACCGCCCAGGGGTTGCAACGAGAATGTCGACACCTCTCTCTAGTTCACGAAGCTAACGCGATGAAAGTTATATAAGTTGATAACAGAACAACTTTTAAAAGAAAACTATAAGTAAATTGAGTAAACTGTCTGCTGTCTTTTTTGTCCttgaggtttggctagttttgcgacttccgtacaaatgtttgtttttccgcatctggaacCATAAGGTTTGAAATATTGcgattttcatccagctcgttaaattcatccatttttctccgttaagtcaggggtatgtTTTGTCTTTTTACCTACTAGTTTTTTTGTTTAGTAAGGATATtttaaatacttgtacattatgctaaatgcttgtacataaagtgaaaaggaCCGAATTTCCCTTTAAGTTAaccaaaaaagacaaaaataccccacacttaacagagaaaaatggatggagttaacgagctggatgaaaatggcaagatttcaaaccttttggatccagatgcggaaaaacaaacctttggacgaaagtcgaaaaaactggccaaacctctgggatgaaaatggcattttactctaaaaactATAACTAAATATGATACGTAACGAGACCCGTTAAAAGATACAGTTGGTAAAATTACCACACCTGTTGATTAATTGGGGCTCCACCGTAAGCAACAACCACCCTTACCCCGGTTTGATAAGCAAACTTCTTAGCTTCTTCATGAATCTGCATATCAAAAAGCACAAATTACGAATACCAAAATTTAGTCCTTTAGAAACACTAATGTATGAAAGAAAGATATTATCATAAACATACTTGACATGATAACTCCCTTGTCGGTGACAGAATAAGAGCAAGTGGACACGCTGTACGAGGCATCCGCGACGCTCTTTGACCAAACTGCCCCCGCATTATTCCACTAATAATCGGAAAACAAAACGCAGCAGTTTTTCCGGACCCTGTTTGCGCACACGCCATCAAATCCCTACCACCAAGCGAGATCGGTATCGCGTGGCGCTGAACTGGTGTTGGTTTCACATACTTGCATCTCCTAATGTTCAAATTAAGCGCTTCACCTAAATCAATCTCGGCAAAAGTGTTGACAGGTGGCGGCACATTGTCGCCACTTGTCTCAACGGGAATGTCTTCATACGCATCGAAGTTAATCCCGGTATTCTCCTGTTCAACAAACGGTTGTTCCGTACCATCATCGTCTCCAAAAGGGTTAACCTCACGACTTCTTCCACGGTCCCAACCACCACCCCGATTGTTCCAACCACCGCCACCGCGTCCACCACTAGCGTACCCGGACCTAAAGTCGTTTCTAGGAGCAGCCCAACGATTACCACCGCCACCGCCAACGCCGCCACCGCCACCGACAGCAGGAGCAGCAGAAGTAGGCCCACTGTTGGCTACAGCTGGCGGTGGTG
It encodes:
- the LOC110927145 gene encoding DEAD-box ATP-dependent RNA helicase 37 — encoded protein: MPTSWADSVDAAEKAAAGGSYSVANSNSSSLSRNRPTYVPPHLRNRPSSSEAAVAPPPAVANSGPTSAAPAVGGGGGVGGGGGNRWAAPRNDFRSGYASGGRGGGGWNNRGGGWDRGRSREVNPFGDDDGTEQPFVEQENTGINFDAYEDIPVETSGDNVPPPVNTFAEIDLGEALNLNIRRCKYVKPTPVQRHAIPISLGGRDLMACAQTGSGKTAAFCFPIISGIMRGQFGQRASRMPRTACPLALILSPTRELSCQIHEEAKKFAYQTGVRVVVAYGGAPINQQLRELERGVDILVATPGRLVDLLERARVSLQYIRYLALDEADRMLDMGFEPQIRKIVQQMDMPPPGVRQTMLFSATFPKEIQRLASDFLANYIFLAVGRVGSSTDLIVQRVEYVQESDKRSHLMDLLHAQRANGVHGKQALTLVFVETKKGADSLEYWLCMNGFPATTIHGDRTQQEREQALRSFKSGNTPILVATDVAARGLDIPHVAHVVNFDLPNDIDDYVHRIGRTGRAGKSGLATAFFNDNNASMARPLSDLMQEANQEVPAWLARYAARASYGGGKNRRGGGRFGGRDFRRDSNFNRGGGGGGDYYGGGNMNNAYGGSGGYGGGYGASGGYGGGGGYGPGVASAWD